The nucleotide sequence GATGCCTGGCTGGCGAAGGATGCGATCGAGTTAGGCTTCTATCTGTCCTTCTCCGGCATTCTGACGTTCCAGAACGCCACGATGTTGCGAGACATCGCGAAGACCGTTCCCGCGGATCGGTTGCTGATCGAAACGGATTGCCCCTACCTCACACCGGTACCCCATCGCGGGAAGCGCAACGAACCGGCATTTGTGAAGCATGTCGCGGAGGTGTTGGCCACCCTCACCCCGGACGCAGCTCCTGTCACGGCAGACGACATTGGCTGCCGCACCAGCGACAATGCGCGCCGACTGTTTAGAATTCCCTGAGTTGCTGGTGCCGTTTCCGCTGAGATTTTGGGAGTTTGCGCGGATTCCCGCCCTTGTCCTTTGACCGTTTCACCACCTCGGCTTCTCCGCGATCCAATTCCTTGAACGCGAGCCTCGGCCCCGATGAAGGCCGTTCGTGCAACTTGCCTCGAAACTCCGCCGCACCGATCACGAACGCGCCGGCGCCTCTCGCCGCATTGATCACTTCATGGTCCGAGGATACCACCGCGCAATCTCTGCCATAGAGTCGCGCGAGACGCTGAATCACCTGGTCGGCTCGTTCACCGCGTTTCGAATAGACGACCTCGATCCCTAATTGAAACTCCCGATGCTCCGCCCCAAGCCCCCCCTGCCACCCGTC is from Nitrospira sp. and encodes:
- a CDS encoding NYN domain-containing protein, yielding MATHLLVDGYNLVGGAGMAGPGGSGRLESAREALVRDLAGYRQRKGHAITVVFDGWQGGLGAEHREFQLGIEVVYSKRGERADQVIQRLARLYGRDCAVVSSDHEVINAARGAGAFVIGAAEFRGKLHERPSSGPRLAFKELDRGEAEVVKRSKDKGGNPRKLPKSQRKRHQQLREF